In the genome of Deinococcus deserti VCD115, one region contains:
- a CDS encoding ParA family protein, producing the protein MTKVITFFSNAGGVGKTSATRDFGYELSQQGYRVLLIDLDSQANLTDWLGATVDESLDLEQEKNFTMFNAIINGAPLPVPVTRHGMDIIPSGISITEIEGILPNKPLGGENLLRKALAPVKQEKQYDFILIDSPPTLGKIVNLCLMASDEIVVPVSSRNKGYKAVAMVHKKIADFRENNPSLNVATHLITQLNNTSHSKITDEVARQTLKNVSGPLRHRPAVYDNCQLAMMPVGAYEPNGEARKEVMAAVQQMLTYIGVSA; encoded by the coding sequence ATGACTAAAGTGATTACCTTCTTCAGCAACGCTGGGGGCGTCGGCAAGACCAGCGCGACCCGCGACTTCGGGTATGAGCTATCGCAACAAGGCTACCGCGTCCTCTTGATCGACCTGGACTCCCAGGCAAACCTCACCGACTGGCTCGGTGCCACTGTTGATGAGTCACTCGATCTTGAGCAGGAAAAGAACTTTACGATGTTCAACGCCATTATCAATGGAGCGCCTCTCCCAGTGCCTGTCACCCGTCACGGCATGGACATCATTCCCTCCGGAATTTCCATCACCGAAATTGAAGGCATTCTCCCTAACAAACCGCTGGGCGGCGAGAACCTGCTGCGTAAGGCTCTTGCACCGGTAAAACAGGAGAAACAGTACGATTTCATTTTGATTGACTCGCCCCCGACGCTCGGTAAGATTGTGAATCTCTGCCTGATGGCCAGTGATGAGATTGTTGTGCCGGTGAGCAGCCGAAACAAGGGGTATAAGGCAGTCGCCATGGTACACAAGAAGATTGCCGACTTCCGCGAAAATAACCCGAGCCTCAATGTGGCCACCCACCTGATCACGCAGCTGAATAACACTTCGCACTCAAAAATTACAGACGAGGTCGCCCGGCAAACTTTAAAGAATGTCAGCGGGCCGCTGCGTCACCGACCAGCGGTGTACGACAACTGTCAGCTGGCCATGATGCCGGTAGGCGCATATGAACCGAACGGGGAAGCCCGCAAGGAAGTGATGGCTGCAGTTCAGCAGATGCTGACATATATCGGAGTCTCAGCGTGA
- a CDS encoding ParB/RepB/Spo0J family partition protein codes for MYNQRSKTILEVPLDQVVPFSGQARRYFDHDSIKALADSIEKHGQLSPLLVWRNNDEQYEIIAGERRWKALRMLKRRVALADVIMDVTRDQAFEIALVDNLQRENLNRYEEVRAKLDLIARRLMMTPDDARAELLRLRNGTSSNTQHLVIVEEVLKMAGNESLQSFVANGFPVLDLPQVLRQAVEDGSLHPSKATVIKGAPEEHHAVLIQQTVEEKLTRQQVLDRVRALAAPKGITYRSNADAVRKLLTPSRLKTLDTARRNELETLLAKVKSLLQ; via the coding sequence GTGTACAACCAGCGCAGTAAGACCATTCTGGAAGTTCCCCTGGATCAGGTTGTACCGTTCAGCGGTCAGGCTCGGCGTTATTTTGACCACGACTCCATCAAGGCGCTGGCGGACTCCATTGAAAAGCACGGGCAACTGTCGCCCCTGCTTGTATGGCGCAACAATGACGAGCAGTACGAGATAATCGCTGGGGAGCGCCGTTGGAAGGCGCTTAGAATGCTCAAGCGGCGGGTGGCGCTGGCAGACGTGATTATGGATGTCACCCGAGACCAGGCGTTTGAGATTGCCCTGGTGGACAACCTTCAGCGAGAGAACCTGAATCGCTATGAGGAGGTGCGTGCCAAGCTGGACCTGATCGCCCGGCGCCTGATGATGACGCCGGACGACGCCCGGGCAGAACTGCTGCGCTTGCGCAACGGCACCAGCTCGAATACACAGCACCTGGTCATCGTTGAGGAGGTGCTGAAGATGGCAGGCAACGAGTCGCTGCAATCTTTTGTGGCCAACGGCTTTCCCGTCCTGGATCTGCCGCAGGTTTTGCGACAGGCAGTAGAAGACGGATCACTGCATCCAAGTAAAGCAACCGTCATTAAGGGAGCGCCAGAGGAGCATCACGCAGTCCTGATCCAACAGACAGTGGAGGAGAAGCTCACACGCCAGCAGGTGCTTGATCGCGTCCGGGCCCTTGCGGCCCCCAAAGGAATAACATACCGGTCAAACGCGGACGCCGTGCGCAAGCTCCTGACTCCCTCACGCCTGAAAACGCTCGACACTGCCAGGAGAAACGAGCTTGAAACCCTCTTGGCAAAGGTGAAATCCTTACTGCAGTGA